A region from the Tahibacter amnicola genome encodes:
- a CDS encoding S8 family serine peptidase, with translation MNSRMQRPWTLAAAIATVFLSGLPVVSASVPPVGESGRPLGASVDTALSPAETARYIVRFREAPLALYPGDDARFAAPPQSIRKGRKRLDTQSAAARAYTQHLAGTQTERLLALERTLGRPLAVTRRMQHAINAVVVVLQVDEVEAVRRSEGVAAVERDATRTLATDVGPQFIGAPPLWWGLPSAAQDSFFIDSFEARAGSRGEGVVIGVLDTGFNSLSPSFAATDPSGYTHVNPLGNGVYLGSLCNATPSPCNAKVIGVYDEVASDAAAEDREGHGSHTASTAGGNGRSGTVNGYPARMSGVAPRANLVIFKTCEHNACPLSATTAAVDQAVADGVVDVLSFSISGGTTPWDDSTSLAFLGATGAGIFVAAAAGNTGPSVPVPLPGTSHHHEPWVTSVAAGTHTVGAIGFSMAVNGASAPPDLAVSPAPAGAQLSGPLSGAPIVASPTFGQASDGCTPFAASAFSGKVALLKYGGGPTVGGCGTHAMAGNALAAGATHVLITANTDASFTSGANQPIPVFTTSQTAGGNLHTYLQTHAGATITIAYPARRLPALADSLAGFSLLGPNAYNVLKPDVQAPGVDILAAYNNLTFTTTVNGANVVGLMGGTSMATPHVAGAGALLVALHPDWSPMEIKSALMMTAKEVGLTKPNGTTPSDYFDRGAGRIQVDVASRAGLVLDESALHMAWANPQEGGDGATLNLPSLQDSTCLSDDGGQARCRFNRHVRSTRSNTVTWSLSLDGLPGSVSPSTLVLGPNQGHAVDVTIVATSLPADGTFQFGEVTLTPSDSSLPTLHWPVAVAVPAPRISVPKALSVAIPSGQPSTTAELPVRNTGGPGLNFARLTDGSTATYPWVAQTRTVNYGYYSTKYTDVSYSYFAADDFVLTGSGPVTLNRLQVTGFGVGASLASQPATTPIHWRLYADAAGKPAGNPMGGAAAVWSHDSTLGGAGVTVSGTTVGLNLAVAGAPASLPPGRYWLAVYPELPCAPNANGCTRGWALYQSSEGNGTYGVSINPTAPPPDDQWVAISDQPGFAITVETAAACDALPWLAQAPASGTVGAQQSQLTVLTVSAATLPADAATGYLCIGSNSPPPSTAVVQVNATR, from the coding sequence ATGAATTCCCGTATGCAAAGGCCCTGGACGCTGGCCGCGGCCATCGCCACCGTTTTCCTGTCTGGCCTGCCTGTTGTTTCCGCGTCTGTTCCACCGGTCGGTGAATCGGGCCGACCCCTCGGCGCCAGCGTCGACACGGCCCTGAGCCCCGCTGAAACGGCGCGCTACATTGTCCGCTTCAGGGAAGCGCCGCTGGCGCTGTACCCGGGCGACGACGCCCGCTTCGCGGCACCGCCGCAATCCATCCGCAAGGGGCGCAAACGCCTGGACACGCAGAGCGCCGCCGCCCGCGCCTACACACAGCACCTCGCTGGCACGCAGACCGAACGCCTGCTGGCGCTGGAACGGACGCTCGGGCGGCCGCTCGCCGTCACGCGCCGGATGCAGCATGCTATCAATGCAGTAGTGGTTGTGCTGCAGGTGGATGAAGTCGAGGCAGTGCGGCGTTCCGAGGGTGTCGCAGCCGTCGAACGCGACGCAACACGGACCTTGGCGACGGATGTGGGGCCGCAGTTCATCGGTGCACCGCCGCTGTGGTGGGGGCTTCCTTCGGCCGCCCAGGACAGCTTCTTCATCGACTCCTTCGAGGCGCGCGCGGGATCGCGCGGCGAAGGCGTGGTGATCGGCGTGCTCGATACCGGCTTCAACAGCCTGAGCCCGTCGTTTGCCGCGACCGATCCAAGCGGCTACACCCACGTCAATCCGCTGGGGAACGGCGTCTACCTCGGCAGCCTGTGCAACGCCACTCCGTCGCCATGCAACGCGAAGGTGATCGGCGTGTACGACGAGGTGGCCTCCGATGCCGCGGCAGAAGACCGCGAAGGCCACGGCAGCCACACGGCGAGCACCGCCGGCGGCAACGGGCGCAGCGGCACGGTCAACGGCTATCCCGCGCGGATGTCAGGGGTGGCGCCACGCGCCAACCTGGTCATCTTCAAGACCTGCGAGCACAACGCCTGCCCCCTGTCCGCCACCACCGCCGCGGTTGATCAGGCAGTTGCGGACGGCGTGGTCGATGTCCTGAGCTTCTCGATCTCCGGTGGCACCACGCCGTGGGACGACAGCACCTCCCTCGCCTTCCTCGGCGCGACCGGTGCCGGCATCTTCGTCGCGGCCGCAGCCGGCAACACGGGCCCATCGGTTCCGGTGCCGCTTCCCGGCACCTCGCACCACCATGAGCCCTGGGTGACCTCCGTTGCGGCCGGCACGCACACCGTGGGTGCCATCGGGTTCAGCATGGCGGTCAACGGCGCCTCGGCCCCACCAGACCTCGCGGTCAGTCCGGCTCCTGCCGGCGCCCAGTTGAGCGGGCCGCTGAGCGGCGCGCCGATCGTCGCCAGCCCGACGTTCGGCCAGGCGTCCGATGGCTGCACGCCATTCGCCGCCAGCGCATTTTCCGGCAAGGTGGCGCTGCTCAAGTACGGTGGCGGCCCGACCGTCGGTGGCTGCGGCACGCACGCCATGGCCGGCAATGCGCTGGCGGCCGGCGCCACGCACGTGCTGATCACCGCCAATACGGACGCCTCGTTCACCAGCGGCGCCAACCAGCCCATTCCGGTGTTCACCACCTCGCAGACCGCGGGCGGCAACCTGCACACCTACCTGCAGACCCACGCCGGCGCCACTATCACCATTGCCTATCCGGCGCGGCGCCTGCCGGCGCTGGCCGATTCGCTGGCCGGATTCAGCCTGCTCGGCCCCAATGCCTACAACGTGCTCAAGCCCGACGTGCAGGCACCGGGCGTGGATATCCTGGCGGCCTACAACAACCTCACCTTCACCACGACCGTCAACGGCGCCAACGTCGTCGGGCTGATGGGTGGCACCTCCATGGCTACGCCACACGTAGCAGGGGCCGGCGCGCTGCTGGTCGCACTGCATCCGGACTGGTCGCCGATGGAGATCAAGTCGGCACTCATGATGACGGCCAAGGAAGTCGGCCTGACCAAGCCCAACGGTACTACGCCCAGCGACTACTTCGACCGGGGCGCCGGCCGTATCCAGGTGGACGTGGCCAGCCGTGCAGGCCTGGTCCTGGATGAGTCAGCGCTGCACATGGCCTGGGCCAACCCGCAGGAAGGCGGTGACGGTGCCACGCTCAACCTGCCCAGCCTGCAGGACAGCACCTGCCTGTCCGATGACGGTGGCCAGGCGCGCTGCCGCTTCAACCGGCACGTGCGCAGCACACGGTCGAACACCGTTACCTGGTCGCTCAGCCTCGACGGCCTGCCGGGCAGCGTGTCTCCTTCGACGCTGGTGCTCGGCCCGAACCAGGGTCACGCCGTGGACGTGACGATCGTCGCGACCAGCTTGCCGGCGGACGGCACGTTCCAGTTCGGCGAAGTGACACTCACCCCCAGCGACAGCAGCCTGCCGACCTTGCATTGGCCGGTCGCCGTTGCGGTGCCGGCGCCAAGGATCTCGGTGCCGAAGGCGCTCAGCGTGGCAATTCCGTCGGGGCAACCCAGTACCACCGCCGAGCTGCCGGTTCGCAACACGGGAGGTCCGGGGCTGAACTTCGCCCGGCTCACCGACGGCTCGACCGCGACTTATCCCTGGGTGGCGCAGACGCGGACCGTCAACTACGGCTACTACAGCACCAAGTACACCGACGTCAGCTACAGCTATTTCGCCGCGGATGATTTCGTGCTCACGGGCTCGGGCCCGGTGACCCTGAATCGGTTGCAGGTCACCGGATTCGGCGTCGGCGCAAGCCTCGCGAGCCAGCCAGCCACCACGCCGATCCACTGGCGTCTTTACGCGGACGCGGCCGGCAAGCCGGCCGGCAACCCGATGGGCGGTGCCGCCGCCGTGTGGAGCCACGACAGTACGTTGGGCGGCGCGGGTGTCACCGTATCCGGCACCACCGTCGGGCTCAACCTGGCGGTCGCCGGGGCCCCGGCGTCGCTGCCGCCAGGTCGGTACTGGCTGGCGGTGTATCCGGAATTGCCGTGCGCGCCAAACGCGAACGGCTGTACCCGCGGCTGGGCGCTATACCAGTCGAGCGAGGGCAACGGCACCTATGGGGTCAGCATCAACCCGACGGCGCCGCCGCCGGACGACCAATGGGTGGCGATCAGTGACCAGCCGGGCTTCGCCATCACGGTCGAGACCGCCGCCGCCTGCGACGCGCTCCCCTGGCTGGCCCAGGCACCCGCCAGTGGAACGGTTGGTGCG
- the ompR gene encoding two-component system response regulator OmpR, which translates to MNEPAAHILVVDDDVRLRDLLRRYLEQQGFSASVAGDGRELERELSRRHVDLIVLDVMLPGEDGLSLCRRLRGQGMETPIVMLTARGDEVDRIVGLEIGADDYLPKPGNPRELVARIRAVLRRGKPVVGAPQEAREAIRFGRCLLDPSTRQLLRDGEPQKLTTGEFAVLLALLQRPRQPLTRDQLMSAARGREHEAFERSMDVMISRLRRLVEDDPRNPRWLQTVWGHGYVFVPDGAP; encoded by the coding sequence ATGAACGAACCCGCTGCCCACATCCTGGTCGTGGACGATGACGTCCGCCTGCGCGACCTGCTGCGCCGCTACCTCGAACAGCAGGGGTTTTCCGCCAGTGTCGCCGGTGATGGCCGTGAGCTCGAACGCGAGTTGTCGCGTCGTCACGTCGACCTGATCGTGCTGGATGTCATGCTGCCGGGCGAGGATGGGTTGTCGCTGTGCCGGCGGCTGCGCGGCCAGGGGATGGAAACGCCCATCGTCATGCTGACGGCGCGGGGTGACGAGGTGGACCGCATCGTCGGCCTGGAAATCGGCGCAGACGACTACCTGCCAAAACCCGGCAATCCGCGCGAACTGGTGGCACGCATCCGCGCTGTGCTGCGGCGGGGCAAGCCGGTCGTCGGTGCGCCCCAGGAAGCGCGCGAGGCGATCCGTTTCGGCCGCTGCCTGCTCGATCCGTCGACGCGCCAGCTGCTGCGCGACGGTGAACCGCAGAAGCTGACTACCGGGGAGTTTGCGGTGCTGCTGGCACTGCTGCAGCGGCCCCGCCAGCCGCTGACGCGCGACCAGCTGATGAGCGCAGCGCGTGGCCGCGAACACGAGGCGTTCGAGCGCAGCATGGACGTCATGATCAGCCGGCTGCGGCGCCTGGTCGAGGACGACCCGCGGAATCCGCGCTGGCTGCAGACCGTATGGGGTCACGGCTACGTATTCGTTCCGGATGGAGCACCCTGA
- a CDS encoding ATP-binding protein, with amino-acid sequence MHVRIRGGSVFRRLIGLLAAVTISVGGLSLVITNLAMVDVAAQHAARSLATQILAADAMLASPAGIEDARFAALGIRHVTVAPPEPSFQWPFLRNVTRRLEALHPGRDVHFGGQGQPAMWARAVAPAQGWVGIPMAPLVQTVRGATIWTLVTGALIIVGAAGFYARGLTRPLRLLARHAPDIAAGADPPPLPRRVPREMAQLEHALRQAAADVRAVARERELMLAALSHDLRTPLARLRLALALSDVQGELREGMDADLDELDQLTGQFVDFVRDGRDEPAEALDAAELVRSVAGSPRRTGTWQVTTPDTLPLRAKPLALRRALENLLQNAERHGRAPFEVRLSTSGDCAELVVRDHGAGVDAALLPRLGEPFLRADPARSGAGSGLGLASARRVAQQHGGTMTIDNAQGGGLRVRMVLPLGGH; translated from the coding sequence ATGCACGTGCGCATTCGTGGCGGGTCCGTCTTCCGGCGATTGATCGGCCTGCTGGCTGCGGTGACGATCAGCGTCGGGGGGTTGTCTTTGGTGATCACCAATTTGGCGATGGTGGACGTGGCGGCACAGCACGCGGCGCGTTCGCTGGCCACGCAGATCCTCGCAGCCGATGCGATGCTCGCATCACCCGCGGGGATCGAGGACGCGCGGTTCGCGGCTCTGGGGATCCGTCATGTCACCGTCGCGCCACCGGAACCGTCATTCCAATGGCCGTTCCTGCGCAATGTCACGCGCCGCCTGGAGGCACTCCATCCTGGCCGCGACGTGCATTTTGGCGGCCAGGGCCAGCCGGCGATGTGGGCCCGGGCGGTCGCGCCTGCCCAGGGCTGGGTCGGCATTCCGATGGCGCCTTTGGTCCAGACCGTCCGCGGTGCAACGATCTGGACCCTGGTCACGGGCGCGCTGATCATCGTCGGCGCCGCCGGGTTCTATGCGCGCGGGTTGACCCGGCCGTTGCGCCTGCTGGCCCGCCATGCGCCGGACATTGCCGCCGGCGCCGACCCGCCGCCGTTGCCGCGGCGGGTGCCGCGGGAGATGGCGCAACTGGAACACGCCTTGCGCCAGGCGGCCGCTGACGTGCGCGCGGTGGCGCGCGAGCGCGAACTGATGCTGGCCGCGTTGTCGCACGACTTGCGCACGCCGCTGGCGCGGCTGCGTTTGGCGCTGGCGTTGTCGGACGTGCAGGGCGAACTGCGCGAGGGCATGGACGCGGACCTGGACGAGCTCGATCAGCTGACCGGGCAGTTTGTCGACTTCGTGCGTGACGGACGCGACGAACCCGCGGAGGCGCTGGATGCGGCGGAGCTGGTGCGCAGCGTCGCCGGCAGCCCCCGCCGCACGGGAACATGGCAGGTGACGACGCCGGACACCTTGCCGCTGCGCGCCAAGCCGCTGGCGTTGCGACGGGCACTGGAAAATCTGCTACAGAATGCGGAGCGGCATGGGCGCGCGCCGTTTGAGGTCCGGCTGTCGACGTCCGGCGATTGCGCCGAACTGGTAGTGCGTGACCACGGTGCCGGTGTGGACGCCGCGCTGCTGCCACGATTGGGAGAACCGTTCCTGCGCGCGGATCCAGCGCGTAGTGGCGCAGGATCCGGACTGGGGCTCGCCAGCGCGCGCCGGGTCGCGCAGCAGCATGGTGGAACGATGACCATCGACAATGCGCAGGGTGGTGGATTGCGCGTGCGGATGGTGTTGCCGCTCGGCGGACACTGA
- a CDS encoding VOC family protein — protein MSDLNSQHNRAVWFDIPVSDLDRAVGFYAAVLGVGVEKSTFGDFTFGILAHEHGNGGCLVPNPDEAGAARGILLYLNVNGRIRDAVSQVKAKGGSVLEDTHPIGPHGFRALITDSEGNRLALHSPSDG, from the coding sequence ATGTCCGACCTCAATTCCCAGCATAACCGCGCCGTCTGGTTTGATATCCCGGTGAGCGACCTGGATCGCGCAGTCGGCTTCTACGCTGCCGTACTCGGCGTAGGCGTTGAAAAAAGCACTTTTGGTGATTTTACCTTCGGCATCCTCGCCCACGAGCACGGCAACGGCGGTTGCCTGGTTCCGAATCCGGACGAGGCCGGCGCGGCGCGCGGCATTCTGCTGTACCTGAACGTCAACGGCCGTATCCGCGACGCCGTCAGTCAGGTGAAGGCGAAGGGCGGCAGCGTGCTGGAAGACACGCACCCCATTGGTCCGCATGGTTTCCGCGCCCTCATCACCGACAGCGAAGGCAACCGGCTGGCGCTGCACTCCCCGTCCGACGGCTGA
- a CDS encoding Fpg/Nei family DNA glycosylase → MPEFPDITVYIAHLRRRIVGQVIRRVQVSNPFVLRTVNPPVATAEGATVTTVGNLGKRIVIGLDGDRYFVIHLMIAGRLRWRGPREKPPGKIALFSLVFDEGTVFLTEAGTKRRASVHFVDGRAALAALDPGGVDPFAVDEATFVKQLREGNHTLKRALTDPRRFSGIGNAYSDEILHRARLSPFALTGKIDDAEAGRLYHAVREVLTEWVERLSRETGDAFPEKVTAFHDEMAAHGRFGKPCPVCSAPIQRIVYAENEANYCPRCQTGGRILADRALSRLLHDTWPRHVDEL, encoded by the coding sequence ATGCCTGAATTTCCGGATATCACGGTTTACATCGCGCATCTGCGCCGGCGCATCGTCGGCCAGGTGATCCGGCGCGTGCAGGTGTCCAATCCCTTTGTGCTGCGCACGGTGAATCCGCCGGTGGCCACGGCGGAGGGGGCAACGGTCACGACCGTCGGCAACCTGGGCAAGCGGATCGTGATCGGCCTGGACGGCGACCGCTACTTCGTCATTCATCTGATGATCGCCGGGCGGCTGCGCTGGCGTGGGCCGCGTGAGAAGCCGCCCGGCAAGATCGCCCTGTTCAGCCTGGTATTCGACGAGGGAACTGTGTTTCTCACGGAAGCGGGAACGAAGCGGCGCGCATCGGTGCATTTTGTCGACGGTCGCGCGGCCCTGGCCGCGCTCGACCCCGGCGGCGTCGATCCCTTCGCGGTCGACGAAGCAACGTTCGTGAAGCAGTTGCGCGAGGGCAATCACACGCTCAAGCGGGCGCTGACCGATCCGCGCCGCTTCAGTGGCATCGGCAATGCCTATTCGGATGAGATCCTGCACCGCGCGCGGCTGTCTCCCTTTGCCCTCACCGGCAAGATCGACGATGCCGAAGCGGGCCGGCTATACCACGCGGTGCGGGAGGTGCTGACCGAATGGGTCGAGCGCTTGTCGCGGGAAACGGGCGACGCGTTTCCGGAAAAGGTCACTGCCTTCCACGACGAAATGGCCGCCCACGGTCGATTCGGCAAGCCGTGTCCGGTCTGCTCCGCACCGATCCAGCGCATCGTTTACGCCGAGAACGAGGCCAACTATTGTCCGCGCTGCCAGACTGGCGGTCGTATCCTGGCCGACCGGGCGCTGTCACGGCTGCTCCACGACACCTGGCCCCGGCACGTGGACGAGCTGTAG
- a CDS encoding ATP-binding protein: MRQRIVEETEKGGVRGGIDGTGGPGGGVEQGSMTIKLRILLCVLMLELSGYGLVLYLNYRSAQEGLATVREQQIGATFLGYLHKINALTNAMERNARDLAIAGERYHALRDVAGVAVVTSHIEQHLLRNFEGLSEALGGGLWFEPFAFDPGRRYFGPYAFREGPRIRFTWDLSQDSYDYLRQSWYLKALPADWPRTRRPDRWVVWTEPYYDDAGSKALMMTVDALMFDDAERIIGMATVDWSTEKMRQFVSDIRITPGSFPFLIDRQSGKFVSFGANPARVMTPAAAEPWAADVLAGYRTGELRSIRDVRWNGRPHRIYTIGTDIGLVLGLFIPEHEILQELQPGLRQNLIYGAIVSVSFILVMALALTVLFRPFQRVLAQISRSLRRDSGSLALSPLSYQARNEFTPIVNALNDVFMHISEFTASLAAANEALAAKQAEVNELNISLEHKVRERTEELAHKNQALEQSVEELRDTQQQLVEAEKHAALNQLVAGVAHEVNTPIGVAVTAASLLQDELTRILAMARSGRIDARALQRELATSCEAIDMTLANLQRAVGMVRTFKQISVDQSSEARRRFHVRAYIDDIFLSLRPRLKQSPVQVRVDCESDFEIDSYPGALSQIITNLVINALTHAFPGRRAGVITLAIEQHEGRCLIHFRDDGVGIAADHLPHIFEPFFTTRRGQGGSGLGLHIVYNLVSKTLGGRIRCDSELGKGCHFLVDIPLKVG, translated from the coding sequence TTGCGGCAACGTATCGTCGAGGAAACGGAAAAGGGCGGCGTCCGTGGTGGCATCGACGGAACGGGTGGCCCAGGCGGCGGAGTGGAGCAGGGCTCGATGACGATCAAGTTGCGCATCCTGCTGTGCGTGCTGATGCTGGAGCTTTCCGGCTACGGCCTGGTGCTGTACCTGAACTATCGCTCGGCCCAGGAAGGGCTGGCGACGGTGCGCGAACAGCAGATTGGCGCGACGTTCCTGGGCTATCTGCACAAGATCAACGCCCTGACCAACGCGATGGAGCGCAATGCGCGGGATCTGGCCATTGCCGGCGAGCGCTACCACGCCCTGCGCGACGTGGCGGGGGTAGCGGTCGTGACGTCGCATATCGAGCAGCACCTGCTGCGCAATTTCGAAGGACTTTCCGAAGCCCTGGGTGGCGGCCTGTGGTTTGAACCCTTCGCGTTCGATCCGGGCAGGCGCTATTTCGGTCCCTATGCGTTTCGCGAGGGGCCACGCATCCGGTTTACCTGGGACCTGAGCCAGGATAGCTACGACTACCTCCGGCAGAGCTGGTACCTGAAGGCATTGCCCGCCGACTGGCCGCGCACGCGGCGACCGGATCGATGGGTCGTGTGGACCGAACCGTATTACGACGATGCCGGCTCGAAGGCCCTGATGATGACCGTCGACGCGCTGATGTTCGACGATGCGGAACGCATCATCGGCATGGCGACGGTGGACTGGTCGACCGAGAAGATGCGCCAGTTCGTCTCGGACATTCGTATCACGCCCGGTTCGTTCCCGTTCCTGATTGACCGGCAGAGCGGCAAGTTCGTCAGTTTTGGCGCGAACCCGGCGCGTGTGATGACGCCTGCGGCGGCCGAGCCCTGGGCCGCCGACGTTCTGGCCGGCTACCGCACGGGCGAGCTGCGCAGTATCCGCGACGTGCGCTGGAACGGACGCCCGCACCGGATCTACACCATTGGCACCGACATCGGGCTGGTGCTGGGACTGTTCATTCCCGAGCACGAAATCCTGCAGGAGCTGCAACCGGGGTTGCGCCAGAACCTGATCTACGGCGCGATCGTGTCGGTGTCGTTCATCCTGGTCATGGCGCTGGCGTTGACGGTCCTGTTCCGGCCGTTCCAGCGCGTGCTGGCGCAGATCAGCCGCAGCCTCCGGCGCGACAGCGGAAGCCTAGCGCTGTCACCGCTCAGCTATCAGGCGCGCAACGAGTTCACGCCGATCGTCAATGCGTTGAACGACGTGTTCATGCACATCAGCGAGTTCACGGCGAGCCTTGCGGCGGCCAACGAGGCATTGGCCGCCAAGCAGGCGGAGGTCAACGAACTCAACATCTCGCTCGAGCATAAAGTGCGCGAGCGCACCGAAGAGCTGGCGCACAAGAACCAGGCGCTGGAACAGTCGGTGGAAGAACTTCGCGACACGCAGCAGCAGCTCGTCGAAGCCGAGAAGCATGCGGCGTTGAACCAGCTGGTGGCAGGTGTTGCGCACGAGGTGAATACGCCGATCGGCGTGGCGGTGACGGCGGCGTCGCTGCTCCAGGATGAGCTGACGCGCATCCTGGCCATGGCACGCAGCGGGCGCATCGATGCGCGCGCGCTGCAGCGGGAACTGGCCACCTCGTGCGAGGCCATCGACATGACTCTGGCCAACCTGCAACGCGCCGTGGGCATGGTGCGCACGTTCAAGCAGATCTCGGTGGACCAGAGCAGCGAGGCGCGGCGCCGCTTTCATGTACGTGCCTACATCGACGACATCTTCCTGAGCCTGCGGCCGCGGCTCAAGCAGAGCCCGGTGCAGGTTCGCGTCGACTGCGAGAGCGATTTCGAGATCGACAGCTATCCGGGCGCGTTATCGCAGATCATCACCAACCTCGTGATCAATGCGCTGACGCATGCCTTTCCCGGCCGTCGTGCGGGTGTGATAACGCTGGCGATCGAGCAGCACGAAGGGCGTTGTCTGATTCACTTCCGTGACGACGGTGTCGGCATTGCCGCCGATCACCTGCCGCACATCTTCGAGCCCTTCTTCACGACGCGCCGCGGCCAGGGCGGGAGCGGACTTGGCCTCCACATCGTCTACAACCTTGTCAGCAAGACACTCGGTGGCCGTATCCGCTGCGACAGCGAGCTCGGCAAGGGTTGTCATTTCCTCGTGGATATCCCCCTGAAAGTCGGTTGA
- the trxC gene encoding thioredoxin TrxC: protein MEEPVTIPCVHCEALNRIPRVRLADKPVCGRCKQPLFAGKPVELTDRNFAAIAERGDVPLLIDFWAAWCGPCQQFAPTFTAAARALEPHVRLVKLDTDANPAVAGRFHIRSIPTLIFLHQGREIARQAGAMDARSLERWVSYGLEQIRGTPAR from the coding sequence ATGGAAGAGCCCGTCACCATCCCCTGCGTTCACTGCGAAGCCCTCAATCGCATCCCGCGTGTACGTCTGGCGGACAAGCCCGTCTGCGGCCGCTGCAAGCAGCCCCTGTTCGCCGGCAAGCCGGTCGAGCTGACGGACCGCAATTTCGCCGCGATCGCCGAACGCGGGGACGTACCGCTCCTGATCGACTTCTGGGCCGCCTGGTGCGGCCCGTGCCAGCAGTTTGCGCCCACGTTCACCGCGGCCGCCCGGGCCCTGGAACCGCATGTACGGCTGGTCAAACTGGACACGGACGCCAATCCAGCCGTGGCCGGGCGGTTCCATATCCGCAGCATTCCGACACTCATCTTCCTGCACCAGGGACGCGAAATCGCGCGCCAGGCCGGTGCCATGGATGCGCGGTCGCTGGAGCGTTGGGTCAGCTACGGTCTCGAACAGATCCGCGGCACGCCGGCCCGCTAG
- a CDS encoding tetratricopeptide repeat-containing sulfotransferase family protein, with amino-acid sequence MSLSTEQYAAAMNDLARGIAAGRAAPALQQLIVRFETARAGVPHWVQCAEDLLRMGHLPVAGALLESGLNRWATATSLRYLYGVVLRLAGQAREAEDMFREVIAAEPLHADAPLALAFLMREQGRLTAAAEIINDVWKRLPRTRLGDLRTLRFLEECQRHAQAEELAEPILASHPEDADLLSMTGSIALVLGRFGSARRRLRAAVEKDPRQAAAWLRLAHTHKFSKSDDPDLTFLREAESRKDLTDDARTAVNFALGKALDDLGERAEAAQKFRAANALTRSRLSWEEHGWQRFVEAQMRQRISAAGLSDDRVVPVFVVGLPRSGTTLVASQLARHADTVNRSELNWIAALAANLGAAPAANALSGAANLYRAQLRQDDAPVRFYIDKNPLNFRHLGLIAAMLPNARIIHCRRDLLDTALSIWSQHFAHEDMNWAYQFSDIASYARGYQRLMQHWRQTLPIPIFELDYETLVADTPGTVSRLRQFLGAEATTAVADDAPRAAIATASVWQARQNVYASSVGRWRAYSPHLPEMTVAFG; translated from the coding sequence ATGAGTTTGAGCACCGAACAATATGCCGCGGCGATGAACGACCTGGCCCGCGGCATCGCGGCCGGCCGCGCAGCGCCGGCCCTGCAGCAGCTGATCGTGCGTTTCGAGACCGCCCGCGCCGGTGTGCCGCACTGGGTGCAGTGCGCCGAGGACCTGCTGCGGATGGGGCACTTGCCGGTGGCGGGCGCGCTGCTGGAATCCGGACTCAACCGTTGGGCAACCGCAACGTCGCTGCGCTATCTCTACGGCGTGGTGCTGCGGCTGGCCGGCCAGGCACGCGAGGCGGAGGACATGTTCCGCGAAGTCATCGCGGCCGAACCCCTGCATGCCGACGCGCCGCTGGCGTTGGCGTTCCTGATGCGCGAGCAGGGGCGCCTGACGGCCGCGGCGGAGATCATCAACGACGTCTGGAAGCGCCTGCCGCGCACGCGGCTGGGCGATCTGCGCACGCTGCGTTTCCTGGAAGAGTGCCAGCGCCATGCGCAGGCAGAGGAGCTGGCCGAGCCCATCCTCGCCAGTCATCCGGAGGATGCGGACCTGTTGTCCATGACGGGCAGCATCGCGCTCGTGCTGGGGCGGTTCGGTTCGGCCCGGCGGCGCCTGCGCGCGGCCGTGGAGAAGGATCCGCGCCAGGCAGCCGCGTGGCTGCGCCTGGCGCATACGCATAAATTCAGCAAGTCAGATGACCCCGACCTCACGTTTCTGCGCGAGGCGGAATCACGCAAGGACCTCACCGACGATGCCCGTACCGCGGTCAACTTCGCGCTGGGCAAGGCGCTGGACGACCTGGGCGAACGCGCCGAAGCGGCGCAGAAATTCCGTGCCGCGAATGCGCTGACGCGCAGCCGCCTGTCCTGGGAGGAACACGGCTGGCAGCGTTTCGTGGAGGCGCAGATGCGCCAGCGGATCAGTGCCGCGGGCCTGTCGGACGACCGGGTGGTACCGGTTTTCGTCGTCGGTCTGCCGCGTTCGGGCACCACGCTGGTGGCGAGCCAGCTGGCGCGACATGCGGATACGGTCAACCGTAGCGAGCTCAACTGGATAGCCGCGCTGGCGGCGAACCTGGGAGCTGCACCGGCGGCCAATGCGCTGTCCGGTGCGGCCAATCTGTACCGCGCCCAGCTGCGCCAGGACGACGCGCCGGTGCGGTTCTACATCGACAAGAATCCGCTCAATTTCCGTCACCTGGGGCTGATCGCCGCGATGCTGCCCAACGCACGCATCATCCATTGCCGCCGGGACCTGCTCGACACGGCCTTGTCGATCTGGAGCCAGCATTTCGCGCACGAAGACATGAACTGGGCCTACCAGTTCTCGGACATCGCCAGCTATGCCCGCGGCTACCAGCGCCTGATGCAGCATTGGCGGCAAACGCTGCCGATTCCCATTTTTGAGCTCGACTACGAAACCCTCGTGGCGGACACGCCCGGGACCGTCTCGCGGCTGCGCCAGTTTCTCGGCGCCGAGGCCACGACGGCCGTGGCCGACGATGCGCCGCGCGCGGCGATTGCCACGGCGAGCGTATGGCAGGCCCGCCAGAATGTTTACGCCAGCTCGGTTGGCCGCTGGCGCGCGTATTCGCCGCACCTGCCGGAAATGACCGTCGCCTTTGGCTGA